A region from the Gossypium hirsutum isolate 1008001.06 chromosome A08, Gossypium_hirsutum_v2.1, whole genome shotgun sequence genome encodes:
- the LOC121204975 gene encoding RING-H2 finger protein ATL13, producing the protein MEWIFHEIEKRSLLSPSEQPYYLPQSPIPLLPPPQNLQSDSFNLNNKVSPSILLIIIILAIIFFVSGLLHLLVRFLMRPPNREPEDIDNVTALQGQLQQLFHLHDAGVDQSFIDTLPVFHYKAIIGVKNPFDCAVCLCEFEPEDKLRLLPKCSHAFHMECIDTWLLSHSTCPLCRASLLPDFSPNDSCSPIVLVLESGSESSREIVTDREGVVGRSSSLVRSSSHLGLSGDTELGSSQRKSCEILEKDEVKPTVVQSGEKVVPVRLGKFRNVDGGEGSSNNNVDDRRCFSMGSFAYVMDENSLLQVPIRTPAKKPSSKKKTCLPLTPGHRPAISECDCESRRGFNGFEITRQFETNGSSSTSDNNGKAIGKNKKESFSISKIWLRGKKEKQNFTEDSSRRAFSFRYPVRQNAAADDCNSKVKNVTDDAKDTISEIDSGRWGNGISELGFDEENQSSYSLDSQAKTPSFARRTLLWLAGRQNKVVHSSFTPKL; encoded by the coding sequence ATGGAGTGGATTTTCCATGAAATAGAGAAAAGGAGCTTGCTTTCTCCATCAGAGCAGCCATATTACCTCCCTCAATCACCAATACCGTTACTTCCTCCACCACAAAATTTGCAGTCTGATAGCTTCAATTTGAACAACAAGGTTAGTCCAAGTATATTACTCATCATTATAATCCTAGctatcattttctttgtttctgGTTTGCTTCACCTTTTAGTTAGATTTCTTATGAGACCTCCCAATAGAGAGCCTGAAGATATAGACAATGTGACTGCTCTTCAAGGGCAGTTGCAACAACTATTCCATCTCCATGATGCTGGTGTCGACCAATCTTTTATAGATACTCTCCCTGTATTCCACTACAAAGCCATCATAGGAGTAAAAAACCCATTTGATTGTGCTGTTTGCTTGTGTGAATTCGAGCCTGAAGACAAGCTTAGATTGCTACCAAAATGCAGCCATGCCTTCCACATGGAGTGTATTGACACTTGGCTTTTGTCTCATTCCACATGCCCTCTCTGTAGAGCTAGCTTACTCCCTGATTTCTCTCCAAATGATAGCTGCTCCCCCATTGTTCTTGTTCTTGAATCTGGGAGTGAGAGCTCAAGAGAGATTGTAACCGATAGAGAAGGAGTTGTGGGCAGAAGCAGTTCACTTGTGAGATCAAGTTCCCACCTAGGCCTTTCTGGAGACACTGAATTGGGGTCATCCCAGCGTAAATCATGTGAAATCCTGGAAAAAGATGAAGTCAAGCCAACAGTAGTGCAGTCTGGGGAAAAAGTTGTGCCTGTTAGGCTGGGAAAGTTTAGGAACGTTGATGGCGGTGAAGGTAGCAGTAACAATAACGTGGATGATAGAAGGTGTTTCTCTATGGGTTCCTTCGCTTATGTAATGGATGAGAATTCTTTATTGCAAGTGCCGATAAGAACTCCAGCGAAGAAACCGTCGAGCAAGAAGAAGACTTGTTTGCCATTGACTCCTGGTCACCGCCCAGCAATTTCTGAATGTGATTGTGAATCAAGAAGAGGGTTCAATGGTTTTGAGATCACGAGGCAGTTTGAAACCAATGGGAGTTCTAGCACCAGTGACAACAATGGCAAAGCCATCGGTAAGAACAAGAAAGAAAGCTTCTCAATATCCAAAATCTGGCTTCGGGGGAAGAAGGAGAAGCAGAATTTTACAGAGGATTCGTCGAGGAGGGCCTTCTCATTCCGATATCCGGTGCGTCAGAATGCTGCTGCAGATGACTGTAATTCGAAGGTGAAGAATGTTACCGATGATGCCAAGGATACTATTTCTGAGATAGACTCTGGCAGGTGGGGAAATGGTATCAGTGAATTAGGTTTCGACGAGGAAAACCAAAGCTCCTATAGCTTAGATTCACAAGCTAAAACACCATCTTTTGCTAGGAGGACTCTGCTTTGGCTGGCTGGGAGACAAAACAAGGTTGTTCACTCATCCTTTACACCAAAACTCTAG